ACACCAGCTGTGTTCTAGTCATTATACAGAAGATTGCTGAGATGATTCTACTGTTTGGAAAGTCGACACTTACTGTTGTAGCACAGAGCAGAGTGATTATTACTGCACGGCACTGAATGCCATTTTCCTCCAGTCAGTGCTACACAGTTTGCTGATTGCTGAGGATGATCACTCGCCCAGTTTCTGTAGGCGgagtttcctccctcagtccacTGCCAGCGATCACGCAGCAGGCCGATCCAGAAGGGCGTGTTGCTGTTTAACCCTTTAATCTTCACCTCTTCATTTTGCTGCTGATCTCTGATGCTGACCAGGTCAGTGTAGTTCCCCCTGCAGTAACGCTGAGCTTCATACCAGGTCTTACTCTCAAGGATTAGATGATAATTAGGAGTCTGTGAAGAAGCAGCTGTGGAAGGTGCAAGAATAAGACAATTATATGTTTAGATGTTATGTTTAGATTTAAATAGTTATATTGTAATTAGGTCACATGTTACCTTGTTCATAGCACATGAAATATCTCTTCTCTGTGCACTGAATACTTTCCCATGCCCCATCAGCCTTCATAGCAGCACAGCAGGAGTTTAAGTCTCCACAATCCCCTGTCAGATTTCTGAATGTTACAGGATCATCATTAGACCATTTCTCACTGGACTGACCGCGATAGAGACCGATCCAGCCGTTACAGAGACCAGCCATCATATTCTCCAGTTCAGTGTTGTCTTCATCAGAGTACACAGTGACGAGGTCAGTGTAATTTTCTCTGCAAGCTGCCCGAGCCTCAGTCTGATTCATTTCACCCGGAATGAGATGGAAGGTAGTGAGGCGGCTGTGGACTGGAGGAGAAAAGGCTGTGGAAGAAATTTCTCCTGTTAATGCAGCAGGACAGAGATGAAAGGAGGGAAATGTGATGTGGATGAACGGCTATGTGCTGTTTTCCATTCAGACTGAGAGACTGTTTGCAGCTCCAGAACAGCGGCCTGTTGGTGAAGTGACTCAGAAAAGTGAAAACACTGTGATGGGAAAACAGCTGGAGCTTTATACAGATGTGAAAACAGCTGGAGCTTTATAGAGATGTGAAAACAGCTGGAGTTTATACAGATGTGAAAACAGCTGGAGCTTTATAGAGATGTGAAAACAGCTGGAGCTTTATACAGATGTGAAAACAGCTGGAGCTTTATAGAGATGTGAAAACAGCTGGAGCTTTATAGAGATGTGAAAACAGCTGGAGCTTTATAGAGATGTGAAAACAGCTGGAGCTTTATACAGATGTGAAACAGTGAAAGTCATGAAGAGAGGACTGTGTTTTCCAGGTGACTGCACAGATCTCTatctgatctaatctaatctacagATTGTTATAGATGTATTAATAATCTAATCTATTCTAATCCGATCTGATCAGATCTGATCTGTTCTACTCTGATTTAATCcgatctaatctaatctgatgTAAT
This Pangasianodon hypophthalmus isolate fPanHyp1 chromosome 26, fPanHyp1.pri, whole genome shotgun sequence DNA region includes the following protein-coding sequences:
- the LOC117596189 gene encoding macrophage mannose receptor 1, giving the protein MVTVSVVFLLLSAFSPPVHSRLTTFHLIPGEMNQTEARAACRENYTDLVTVYSDEDNTELENMMAGLCNGWIGLYRGQSSEKWSNDDPVTFRNLTGDCGDLNSCCAAMKADGAWESIQCTEKRYFMCYEQAASSQTPNYHLILESKTWYEAQRYCRGNYTDLVSIRDQQQNEEVKIKGLNSNTPFWIGLLRDRWQWTEGGNSAYRNWASDHPQQSANCVALTGGKWHSVPCSNNHSALCYNTSIHVSDVALSWEKALDYCDKENRAGFWQIESKAEQEKLEFELRRRRVSQPVWVGLRQSLLFGFWIWADGKAVFPYANWDEGKQPEHQLSEHCGAVVPQTNYTWRDKNCQSHYRALCHIKCSP